The Zalophus californianus isolate mZalCal1 chromosome 8, mZalCal1.pri.v2, whole genome shotgun sequence genome has a segment encoding these proteins:
- the LOC113937435 gene encoding NADH dehydrogenase [ubiquinone] 1 alpha subcomplex subunit 1-like: protein MWFEILPGIGIMAVCLVIRGIAMAHIHRFSNVGMEKRVAYYPYQWSLMQRVGRVFGVNRYHVSKGLENIDQGSIFPIDEK, encoded by the coding sequence ATGTGGTTCGAGATCCTGCCCGGGATCGGCATCATGGCCGTGTGCTTGGTCATCCGCGGCATAGCCATGGCGCACATCCACAGGTTCAGTAACGTGGGCATGGAGAAAAGGGTTGCCTATTATCCATATCAGTGGAGTTTGATGCAAAGAGTTGGGCGGGTCTTTGGAGTTAATCGTTACCACGTGTCAAAGGGTTTGGAGAATATCGATCAAGGAAGCATTTTCCCGATTGATGAAAAATA